From a single Bufo bufo chromosome 9, aBufBuf1.1, whole genome shotgun sequence genomic region:
- the LOC120979355 gene encoding olfactory receptor 5V1-like, with product MKNQTTISSVLLMSLSDNHKISYVLFIIFLLIYLMTFLTNFIIILLVLTCAYLHTPMYFFLGNLAFLDMSYSSVTAPRMLFHLTTHHWSISFPDCIAQMFFVIYFGCCEVYLLSSMSYDRYVAICRPLHYSQIMSWSTCTQMVSLVWSYGLLAPIIYTLCLRRLTFCGPNFIQNFFCDLPHLLQISCTDISINVLVLIVVGVVLGVTAFVATFYPYVRIFSTVFKIRSNDGKRKAFSTCTSHLTVVFIFYASITFIYFVPNTSNLLTLNQVVTVIYTLITPLLNPLIYSLRNKDLKVALRRTLHIDGTRRRT from the coding sequence ATGAAGAACCAAACAACGATCTCCAGCGTTCTTCTCATGAGTCTATCGGATAATCATAAGATAAGCTATGTTCTCTTCATCATCTTTCTCCTCATCTACCTGATGACCTTCTTGACCAACTTTATTATCATCCTACTAGTTCTTACTTGTGCTTATCTTCATACACCCATGTATTTCTTTCTTGGAAACTTAGCATTCTTGGACATGTCCTACTCATCGGTCACTGCTCCAAGGATGCTCTTTCACCTCACCACCCATCATTGGTCCATCTCCTTCCCAGACTGCATAGCACAAatgttctttgtcatctatttcggGTGTTGTGAGGTTTACTTGTTGTCCTCCATGTCCTATGACCGGTATGTAGCCATCTGCCGCCCTCTCCACTACTCTCAGATCATGTCTTGGAGCACGTGTACTCAGATGGTGTCTTTGGTTTGGTCTTATGGTCTCCTCGCACCCATCATTTATACTTTATGTTTAAGAAGGTTGACATTCTGTGGTCCCAACTTTATCCAGAATTTCTTTTGTGATCTGCCCCATTTGCTCCAGATTTCTTGTACTGATATATCCATCAATGTTCTAGTCCTGATAGTTGTTGGGGTGGTTCTTGGTGTCACAGCCTTTGTTGCCACATTTTACCCGTATGTCAGAATTTTTAGCACAGTCTTTAAAATTCGCTCCAATGATGGAAAACGTAAAGCTTTCTCCACCTGTACGTCTCATCTGACTGtggtttttatattttatgcGTCAATAACTTTTATCTACTTTGTTCCTAACACAAGTAATCTTCTTACATTGAACCAAgtagtcactgtgatatatacacTAATCACCCCCTTACTAAACCCCTTAATCTACAGCCTAAGGAACAAAGACCTGAAGGTCGCACTGAGGAGAACTTTACATATAGATGGTACAAGAAGACGCACATGA